The following proteins are co-located in the Vigna unguiculata cultivar IT97K-499-35 chromosome 9, ASM411807v1, whole genome shotgun sequence genome:
- the LOC114164328 gene encoding membrane protein PM19L-like has product MANDQMKPIATLLLGLNFCMYVIVLGIGGWAMNRAIDHGFVIGPRFDLPAHFSPIYFPMGNAATGFFVTFALIAGVAGVGSLITGLNHVRSWTSETLPSAASVASIAWALTVLAMGFACKEIQLNVRNSRLKTMEAFMIILSATQLFYIAAIHGAASIRR; this is encoded by the exons ATGGCTAACGACCAAATGAAGCCCATTGCCACCCTTCTTCTGGGTCTCAACTTCTGCATGTATGTCATAGTTCTAGGCATTGGTGGATGGGCCATGAACAGAGCCATTGATCATGGCTTTGTCATAG GTCCACGATTTGATCTACCAGCTCATTTTTCACCCATATACTTCCCAATGGGAAATGCTGCCACTGGATTCTTTGTAACATTTGCTTTGATTGCTGGAGTTGCTGGTGTTGGATCATTAATCACAGGACTCAATCATGTCCGTTCATGGACTTCTGAGACCTTACCATCTGCAGCTTCAGTGGCTTCCATTGCATGGGCTCTCACTGTTCTTGCCATGGG TTTCGCTTGCAAAGAAATTCAGCTTAACGTCAGAAATTCTCGCCTG AAAACAATGGAGGCTTTTATGATTATACTTTCTGCTACACAGCTTTTCTACATAGCAGCTATCCATGGTGCTGCTTCAATCAGGAGATAA